Sequence from the Magallana gigas chromosome 4, xbMagGiga1.1, whole genome shotgun sequence genome:
aatgcatgattataatctccatgaagccctcaaccaaatttttgaaatccGTGGCCCCTtgatcaggggttcaggctttaAGGTGGGGCCAATAAGGCcataaagtaaaaatgtattaaatcttagaaaatcttcttctttactcccatttatatttgttaaaaactaaatgtatgATTATAATGTTCataaagccctctaccaaaattgtgaaattcatgacccctgtgtcaggggttcgggttctagggtggggccaatatggccatatagtaaaaatggattaaatcttaaaaaatcttctttactccaACACATGTggacaaaaaactgaatacatggttatgatgtccgcTAACTCATCAaccaaatttgtgaaattcatggcccctgggtcaggggttcaggacggggagcgggggggggggggggggtggcggCGCCGGCGCCGGCACTATAgtattaatgcatataatgttaaaaatcttctctattctcacacatctgtatgaaaaactgattTCATAAtgatgtttaccaggaagtcctgtactaaactttaaaattccatgtcccctggagtatggcttttgactctagggcagggccaaaatagATGTATAGGTgctaatgcatataatgtttaaaaattatttctttctccCATAcatctgaaaggaaaactgaattcatgattttgtagaccagatctttaagtttttcaccaaacttataggtttcatagttctttttaaaCGCTTttaggcagggaggtggtcgtcattacagatttataatttttctactccagaatgaaaactaattaaatgcatatataagactcctcgacaagtttgtgtatgggttatatgctactcaagtgaccgttaaggccaattgccCTCTTGTTCTTGAATACGTGCTGATCTTATACTGTCATCTTGTCATatggtcttttttttaaatatttgatttatataaaaaaaacattaagaaCTTTTCACTTCAGTagtttaaattgcaaaaacgtACCATGAAATTAACTGTACAACTCCTGGTttacatcatataaaaaatctttacattgtTTTAGTTATGCTATTATCTTAAACTATAGAAGGATACGTCTCTAGGAAAGAAGGAACGTGAACATCAGTCCTTGTAAAGTCATAGCCAAGGGTTTTAACATCCTCCTCAAATCGGTTGATGTCGTACCTTGCACTAAGACAGTCTCCCTGTATTGATGTATTGATATAGGATTAACATATAACCAGAACAGAATGCAATATGTTGtaatatcaacatttttcagtgtctttgtcttTGATAACACTAAGAATcggtttaaaaatatatagttctataaattcaaatgacgtattcTTGGGGCGCAAGCGggatttgaaaaattcaatatcacATAAATGTGTCAATATTCTAATAtctaatcgtacaattgctgaaaatcatataaatataagtaataaggaatcattctatgAATATATGAGgtgataaaaaaatgattaaatctatcataaagccctttggtctttatttgatttgaccatgccccgaccaaaattatcccTCATTATATTTCTGGCATGAGTTTTACTAAGCTTCTCAAGTTTAAGATTTCATCGTAACCGTAAGTTACGATGAATATCTGTTTTACCATACTTCTTAACTTTAAGTTACGTCAAAAATATCATCGTAACTTACGACAGCCTATGGGCTACTCTAAGTTAAGAAATTttcgtatttttttaaataaatgaataaaaatggccGCCTGCTTATTGTTTATTGAAGTTTTAAGAGAAAATGAAGACAAGACTTTGCGTCGTGAACGCGTTTTCAGAGACAGGAGTCAAGTTCTAGATATGTTGACCTACAGCGAGCTCATTGGGCGATATAGATTTCCAAGGCGAGTTATTCTGCAGCTGACAGACGATGTCAAAGACTTCATACAGCCACAAACTTTGAGGTCGCATGCCATTCCAGCCCACATCCAGGTATTTTTATGGATATGACTTAACAGAGGAAattctaaatgaaaataaacagaaGCTGGACTTATAAAGCTTCCTATCAATCaaattcttacaaaatattaatatcataataCATCACACTcatgatattgataaaaaaaaatacacttactaTGTTGGTTatgttcaaagaatgattccgaATGATATCCTTGCAAACATTTCTATTTGTCCACTATTTTGAAAGAAGGATGAAGAGTAACCAAAAGGGCCACAAATGTATTATTACTTCATCGAGTTGTTCCCCTTTAACCAGATTGTGTGTGATGAAccatacaaataaaataaaatttaaatattgcctaaaagatatataaagcattttttgatttattgtgtaaaatttatatcatttcttGTTGACAGTCAAGTATGGTTAGAATATATTTCCATACCTATACTAAGCAATATTATAGTTCAAGTATTAATCATAATATAGTAAAATGGTGATCAaggaaataaattaatacatagtTAAAGAATTAAAGAAATCAAAGGAGAGAGGCTTTTTTGTCATGGACTTTTTTTAGCTAAGTGAATAGACCTATGAAATTGTGTTAAGCCTAATGGGGTAGCCGCggatataaatgtatatgacaTTTTTATCCGCTACTTGTGTTAATGTCTGGTTAAAAAATTCTGaacctgcccccccccccccccaagcatcaaataatgttttttatctttgaaaagtctttatttcatttaattattagTACATGCATTGTAACCGGGTCTTGATGCAGATGACATAATAACACCAAGTTGATTTTATAGGGTTCGATTcctttttcaataaattgtaGGAATATATGGTAAATGCAGGAAATCACACTAGAACAACacatacataaaacatatataagcaCACAACAAAGACAATACAAACACAAACATCGCACAGACATtgacataaaacatatatttacttAGATCACCTATTAATATTATCAGCAAAGACCGacaatttgataatttatatttaaacaataattccaaatgatcagaaatatttacggtaataaatatcaataaaactatATACATCAATGACAGAAACATATAGTTACCAATTTATGGAACTGAGTGCAGGTCCTATTTACTGGATCTCATATCATGAATTGATAACCATATTCAGTATACAATGAATATCGTAAATTTACTTTACTCCATTTAATTATATTCCTTTTTTCACTATAACTTCTATTAACTTTGTAACTCATGTGctgtatttattatttgtgtTAAAATGTTATTCTTCATGCAATCTCTTATGGGAGGAAATAAAGATAGAATAAATGAATGAACAGTCTGAgcaatttaatgaataaaacatttacttgTAGCTTTTCATGATAATTCATTACAAAGTTACACATACTTTATTATAAACATTCACTCTCACACTCATACTggtcaaacttttttatttatcatttgtttatatCGTAAACCTATACTTTAGCAATTAAtcattaaagtttaaaagaGAATCACTCTTAATACAGGTCTAAGATTGGAAATTGTTGTAAGTCATACAGTTGACAAGTCACACCCGCCTTCACTCTTCACCAAGTCTTGcagaattaattaaaaaaaccagaTCACAAAAGAAATACTCCCGCCACTGTCAGAGACTCAGAGGTGACCAATACTGATTAATCAAAAcgtagaataacaaaaacacCTTTATACTTTACTCTATATTTTTTGACCGAACCACTATTTTAAATAGGAGTGTTAAGGTTTAATCACACACAACACACAGTCAGTATTGCAGTGCAGCGCAAAGAGTGAGAGATTGAATGAATGAGTGAATGAATGATATGTGAATCAAAATACCTTAATACTatacaaaactaaaattaaaactaagtcaCACTACTACATTTTATCATtatcttttattcattttattttatttactttttttttttttgcttgtcgaAGATTTTGAACTAATTTCCATGCTGCCCTCACCCTCTTTTATAAACATACTCAGGTGTGTAATGTCAACAGTACCTTTAAATCATTCCAGGTTCTAACATGCTTGCGTTTCCTGGCTAAAGGAGACTACCTCTCAGAAACAACAGACATTCATGGGATCTCTAAATCATCTGGTTGTCAGGCTGTTCATCGAGTGGTCGATGCTGCCTGCAAAGCTTTGCAGAACATCGAGTTCCCTACAAGGAGGGAACACATTTCCCGTATCAAAGCGTCGTTCTACAAGATTGCTGGGTTCCCAAATGTGATTGGTGCCATCGATGGGACTCAGATACCCATACAAGGCATGGGAACAGATGATGAACATCTGTATGTCTGCAGAAAGGGTTTTCATTCCATAAACGTGCAAGCGGTTGTAGACGCAGATTTAAGGTTTGGATATTAAAACTCTCAATTTATATAAAGATGAATTgctaattaaaagtttaaacgTTTATATATACACCAAAGAAATacttatgtttttattgttcaaatattAATTGATTTCCAGGTTCACAAATGCCGTCTGCAAATTCCCAGGAGCAACCCATGATGCATTCATTTTGCAAAACAGCTCCTTGCCAAATTTGATTGAAAGCCTTCAGGATGGAGGTTGGCTGATAGGCGATTCGGGTTATCCCCTTAAAGAGTGGCTGATGACTCCTATCAGCAACCCGAGGAGTGGACAAGAAGAGCGGTACAATTCGGCTCACTGTCGTACTAGAAATGCTATTGAAAGGGCATTTGGTGTGCTTAAAGCACGTTTCAGGTACGTCaccttttaatcaaaatatcaaatttaattcaGATCAGGAAATGGTGTATTGAAAAAAAGGATTTTCTTCTAAAAGAGTGAAAAGCCCAAACCAGACAAATGCACGAAAATAATTGAATGTGCTATGAGGCTACACAACTTGGCCATAAATGAGAGGGTGCCTCTCATGGTAGAAACTGAGGAAGAAGATGATGTCCAGCAACCATTTGCTCCAGTTATCCCCAACAATTGTACTGCAGCAATGCTGAGAGATAGACTTGTACAAAGATTTTGAAGAGGTATTTTGGTTTTAAGttgctgcaattttcatgttaaaattgtttGGGTAAATTGGAAGTCTTGCTATTCTATTGAccaacaataaaatgatttccaGACTTCGATTAGTCATATATTTGTTGAGACCCTTTTTTGAGGTTCTGATTGAAGCAAAACTACATTATTGTCGCCAAGTACACAAATCGATTTGTTATATATTGCATTGTACAGGAAtctttattatgataaaattaaagttttgttttcacCCATTATATCACAAAGGTTTAAGTACACACAGAATTATTATATTAGCATCTTTAGGtagcaaaaaaaatttctcagaaatacagCTCACATTGCTTTAAATGTTACTTTATTATGATGACAGAAGTTAAATAAGTGTACATGGacaatatatatcaatataaaaaaactaatacatgtactagcattTTGATATAATAGTAACCAGTTCACAAAACAATCAACATATAACAAGCAGTTTCTAATCTGAAAAACCATTATATTGGATTCTGTAATCAACaattttctctccatttttaacaatttatcatCAGAGACTTTCATCAGGACTCCacaacaagaggccaatgggccacatcgctcacctgaggaacaataggtatgataaaatcagctcaatggagtcataatacaaactatctggacaatatacaataattcatgtaaatcctgtataaataaaatccattttcccctggatattcttatgtttataatcattagtcccttttctaacaggatgattttatagtcatatcatgtgttgagtattgcagttctcaaaaagatccctaacaatagtttatatatgggatataaacgtagaGTAAACTCTCAatcttctcgtgaggccaaagaattgtcctggggccaaagtcttaacaattataaagaatcatctggatgattagtttctgagaagatttttaaagatttaccctataaattcctttgttaaactttgaccccccccccccattgtggccccaccctacccctggggatcattattttcacaactttgaatctacactacctgaggatgctttcacacaagttccagctttcctggctgattagtttctgagaagaagatttttaaagattaactgtgtatattcctatgtaaaacgtcgatctcccattgtggcccaaacctacccccgggggtcatgattttcacaaatttgaatcttcactacataaggatgcatccacacaagtgtcagctttcctggccgattagtttctgagaagaagatttttaaagatttactttttatattcatatgttaaacttcgaccctccattgtggccccaccctatccccaggggtcatgattttcacatctttgaatctacactacctgaggatgcttccacacaagttccagctttcctggccgattagtttctgagaagaggatttctaaagatttactctatatattcatctGTTAAACTTCGAcgccccattgtggccccattctcaggtgagctaaaaaggttaagtttacaattcaataagttggtttctggaagaacagattttgaaaattttcgtaataaatattgacaatttttttactttttaaagcgctaagcatagctcagccctttattgtcgttagacttcaacttccggtgcatcgaataactgCTCCCTCTAAgcaaaagtatacatcatttaaactggttagggaaccagtttcaggggtttatgcacataactgcacgggctattgtgaatctaatttacgggttattgtgaaattaatgtacggggcttacatacatcattgcagggactgtcatgcagtgatgaggaaatatagtgcgtatacagaagctgaaatgctatatacaaatatctgttatatacatacagaagctgggttagcgcttttcagtactatcagtactttgatttaatctttagcttttaagatctgtgtacaaacatagaattgttagcaaatctctgtatcttgcttataattcgaagcaagcactcaaaaatggttagtaaatagaaattgttaacaattaaacacaagaaacatgcactacatgtataacaaataaagaacacaatttattttttcgaaatgaatcatatatatacatgtatatacctacatatttccgtaagc
This genomic interval carries:
- the LOC117685997 gene encoding putative nuclease HARBI1, which gives rise to MAACLLFIEVLRENEDKTLRRERVFRDRSQVLDMLTYSELIGRYRFPRRVILQLTDDVKDFIQPQTLRSHAIPAHIQVLTCLRFLAKGDYLSETTDIHGISKSSGCQAVHRVVDAACKALQNIEFPTRREHISRIKASFYKIAGFPNVIGAIDGTQIPIQGMGTDDEHLYVCRKGFHSINVQAVVDADLRFTNAVCKFPGATHDAFILQNSSLPNLIESLQDGGWLIGDSGYPLKEWLMTPISNPRSGQEERYNSAHCRTRNAIERAFGVLKARFRYVTF